One Bufo gargarizans isolate SCDJY-AF-19 chromosome 4, ASM1485885v1, whole genome shotgun sequence DNA window includes the following coding sequences:
- the LOC122934342 gene encoding oocyte zinc finger protein XlCOF22-like yields the protein MHTGEKTISCSECGKCTSKSDLISHERTHTGEKPFSCSECEKNFNCKSHLVRHQRIHTGEKPFSCSECEKNFNCKSHLVRHQRIHTGEKPFSCSECEKCFQRKSLLLIHQRIHTGAKQFSCLECGKCFTDKAHLLIHQRIHTGEKPFSCLECGKSFTDKSTLVKHQISHTGEKPFSCLECGKYFTRKSTLVKHLRIHTGEKPFSCLECGKCFTRKSILVMHQRIHTGEKAFSCSECGKCFQQKSLLLSHQRTHTGEKPFSCLECGKCFTRKSILVMHQRIHTGAKPFSCLECGKSFSQKSRLTIHQRIHTE from the coding sequence atgcacacaggggagaagaccatttcatgttcagaatgtgggaaatgtacaTCTAAATCAGATCTTATTAGTcatgagagaactcacacaggggagaagcccttttcatgttcagaatgtgaaaaaaattttaactgtaaatcacatcttgttagacatcagagaattcacacaggagagaagccattttcatgttcagaatgtgaaaaaaattttaactgtaaatcacatcttgttagacatcagagaattcacacaggagagaagccattttcatgttcagaatgtgagaaatgttttcagCGTAAATCACTTCTTCTTatccatcagagaattcacacaggggcgaAGCAATTTtcctgtttagaatgtgggaaatgttttactgataAAGCACATCTACTTatccatcagagaattcacacaggggagaagccgttttcttgtttagaatgtggtaAAAGTTTTACTGATAAATCtactcttgttaaacatcagataagtcacacaggggagaagccattttcttgtttagaatgtgggaaatattttactCGTAAATCAACTCTTGTAAAACatctgagaattcacacaggggagaagccattttcttgtttagaatgtgggaaatgttttactcgtAAATCAATTCTTGTTatgcatcagagaattcacacaggggagaaggcattttcatgttcagaatgtgggaaatgttttcagcAAAAATCACTTCTTCTTtcccatcagagaactcacacaggggagaagccattttcttgtttagaatgtgggaaatgttttactcgtAAATCAATTCTTGTTatgcatcagagaattcacacaggggcaaAGCCATTTtcctgtttagaatgtgggaaatctttttcACAAAAATCACGTCTtactatacatcagagaattcacacagagtaa